In bacterium, the genomic window TAAATATGTTGTTTGTGTCATAAGTTTGTCCTCCTTATTTTAGTTAGTTAATACTTTTTGTATAGTATACCATAAAATCTTTCGCAGGTCAAACTTGACACTTTATCATATCATCTCTGCGGTGAACTCTTACAAAAAATTATTCAGCCTTAAATTTCGTGGTAAGCGAAATTCGTTGAGAATCTCCAAGTTCTCCATAAGGGATGTATGCATAATCTAACTCAATTATATCTTTTATCTTAAGTCCTATGCCCGCAGTAAAACCACTGCCAGCATCATTAGTTGAGTTATACCCAAACCTGAGTTTTGCCATTGAATTAATAATTATTTCTGTGCCCAGATTGAGTTTTAGAGCACGGTCAATAGATTTGCTCAAATCTGATGTTAGTAACACTCTTTTTTCTAACATCTTATACAGAATGCCAAGTTTGAAATTTAAAGGTAATCGCTCCTCTTTTTCAATAAATTTTATTTTCTTACCAATATTCTGGACAACTACGCCGAGAGTTAAATCAGTATTCTGAAATTTATATAATCCACCTGCATCAAAGGCAAATTGTGTGTCTCCTTCATTTTCTATATGCAGGTTAATCCGTTTAATCGTTGCCCCAATTAATATTTTATCATTCCATCTTTGACCAAAGCTAAGGCTCATAACACTGTCTTTTGCTTCAAAATTTGAGGTAAAATTTCCATTTGTATCTCGCCCTACGATGTCATCTGC contains:
- a CDS encoding PorV/PorQ family protein, with the translated sequence MENAKWKMLVVIILLGCSLNVDAAIYKKAGTTVGQVLEFGVGARACAMGEAFTGLADDFSAFYWNPAGIAQIEDLEFNFMHNDWFQGIRYELVSTVLPLEEELGAMGLSIIVLKADDIVGRDTNGNFTSNFEAKDSVMSLSFGQRWNDKILIGATIKRINLHIENEGDTQFAFDAGGLYKFQNTDLTLGVVVQNIGKKIKFIEKEERLPLNFKLGILYKMLEKRVLLTSDLSKSIDRALKLNLGTEIIINSMAKLRFGYNSTNDAGSGFTAGIGLKIKDIIELDYAYIPYGELGDSQRISLTTKFKAE